A stretch of Candidatus Obscuribacter sp. DNA encodes these proteins:
- a CDS encoding SDR family oxidoreductase — MDENATVKPHSAPVHLIIGATGGVGSDLARRLHQTGAKLILAGRDEAVLAAMAQELEGDYVLCDATSMSQMRDCIESALVIHGRLDGVANCVGSVLLKPAHLTTEEEWNNVIATNLTSAFATVKHAAKAMMGKGGSIVLVSSCAAKVGLTNHEAIAAAKAGVEGLVRSAAATYSRHQIRVNCVAPGLLRTKMTKAITSNETQLQASLDMHPISRVGEASDVSTVMEWLIGQGSSWVTGQSISVDGGIASVRTARVQRPAASAGAH, encoded by the coding sequence ATGGACGAAAACGCCACAGTTAAGCCGCACAGCGCTCCGGTGCACCTGATAATCGGCGCTACAGGCGGAGTCGGCAGCGATCTCGCCAGGCGCCTGCACCAGACTGGAGCCAAGCTCATCCTGGCAGGCAGAGACGAAGCAGTGCTGGCCGCTATGGCCCAGGAACTAGAGGGCGACTATGTACTATGTGACGCCACCAGCATGAGCCAGATGAGAGACTGCATAGAGTCAGCGCTGGTGATACATGGACGTCTCGATGGTGTCGCCAACTGTGTCGGCTCGGTTTTGCTAAAACCGGCCCACCTGACCACAGAAGAAGAATGGAACAATGTCATTGCCACCAATCTGACCTCTGCCTTTGCCACAGTAAAACATGCAGCTAAGGCGATGATGGGCAAAGGAGGCTCGATAGTGTTAGTCTCCTCTTGCGCAGCCAAAGTCGGTCTCACCAATCACGAAGCCATCGCCGCAGCTAAAGCCGGCGTAGAGGGACTGGTGCGCTCGGCGGCAGCGACGTACTCTAGACACCAGATAAGAGTAAACTGTGTAGCTCCCGGACTGCTCAGGACAAAAATGACAAAAGCAATCACCTCCAATGAGACTCAACTGCAAGCCTCGCTAGATATGCACCCTATCAGTCGAGTAGGCGAAGCCAGCGATGTATCAACAGTCATGGAATGGCTCATTGGGCAGGGCAGCAGCTGGGTGACAGGGCAAAGTATCTCCGTAGATGGTGGCATAGCGTCAGTACGCACAGCCCGAGTACAAAGACCGGCAGCCAGCGCAGGAGCGCACTAG
- a CDS encoding tetratricopeptide repeat protein, with amino-acid sequence MKIKTKSVLLAALLTVLANTQVYAAQDEYLTHMLAGQEASKTGNYAEAAKLYQAAVDDRASQPKSYEMMVAKECLGRQFKRLRKFKEAEEMFVQATDGYAACKGPKSLDVALSAGFLGSIYMFEGKAADAIVAYDRAIAAGQDKQEAQTELAHWYCFRGTCLGALKKSGAEESFKRSMELVEKLPPDELLAADISDYAAYLERNGDKAAAEKMNAKAKAILAKIKK; translated from the coding sequence ATGAAAATCAAAACAAAATCCGTCTTGCTAGCAGCGCTTCTCACAGTGCTTGCTAATACTCAAGTTTATGCAGCCCAAGATGAATATCTCACGCACATGCTAGCGGGTCAGGAAGCGTCAAAAACTGGTAACTATGCTGAAGCTGCCAAATTGTATCAAGCAGCAGTCGATGACAGAGCAAGCCAACCCAAAAGCTATGAAATGATGGTGGCAAAGGAGTGTCTGGGTCGCCAGTTCAAGCGTCTGCGCAAATTCAAAGAAGCAGAAGAGATGTTTGTCCAGGCAACAGATGGATATGCTGCATGCAAAGGTCCAAAGAGCTTGGATGTGGCTCTGAGTGCCGGCTTCCTGGGAAGCATTTACATGTTTGAAGGTAAAGCAGCCGATGCTATAGTCGCCTATGACCGAGCCATAGCTGCTGGTCAAGACAAGCAAGAAGCTCAAACAGAATTGGCACACTGGTATTGCTTCCGAGGCACGTGCCTGGGCGCATTAAAAAAATCCGGAGCTGAAGAAAGCTTTAAACGCAGCATGGAACTCGTTGAAAAGCTACCGCCAGACGAGCTACTGGCGGCCGACATATCAGATTATGCAGCTTATCTTGAACGCAACGGCGACAAAGCCGCAGCCGAAAAAATGAACGCAAAAGCAAAAGCAATTTTGGCAAAAATAAAGAAGTAG
- a CDS encoding tetratricopeptide repeat protein produces the protein MAVKSRLVCLLLALLASYNAPAFAEKSVYDKSMESADAAYAAHRYEDALKDYEIALKELSTTPESVKAARVMESIGQSMRYLKRDNEAEEMLKHALKIYEEKEGPNSKDCLYACLYLARLCMAQERYVEALPLYKRVVAIAETRTDLEADFVTHRIFGIASCLEGMGNFDEAETYFNKGVAMSEKLPKDDLTIADYQNYADYLDHRKKTKQAETIRARIKAIKEQMEKK, from the coding sequence ATGGCTGTCAAATCACGCCTGGTCTGTCTTTTATTGGCACTACTGGCATCTTATAATGCACCTGCTTTTGCAGAGAAGAGCGTTTACGACAAAAGTATGGAGAGCGCTGACGCAGCCTACGCCGCACACCGCTATGAAGACGCCCTCAAAGACTACGAGATTGCTCTCAAAGAACTGTCAACCACTCCAGAGAGCGTCAAAGCAGCGCGCGTGATGGAGTCCATTGGACAATCAATGCGTTATTTGAAACGGGATAACGAAGCAGAAGAAATGCTCAAACACGCTCTCAAAATATACGAAGAAAAAGAAGGACCCAACTCCAAAGATTGCCTCTATGCATGTCTATATCTGGCACGTCTATGTATGGCACAGGAGCGCTACGTAGAGGCTCTCCCTTTGTATAAAAGGGTTGTTGCCATTGCAGAGACTAGGACAGATCTAGAAGCTGATTTTGTAACGCACAGGATTTTTGGCATTGCTAGCTGCCTTGAAGGCATGGGCAACTTTGATGAGGCTGAAACTTATTTCAATAAGGGTGTAGCCATGAGCGAAAAACTACCAAAGGACGACCTCACAATTGCCGACTACCAAAATTACGCAGATTATCTTGACCATCGCAAAAAGACAAAACAAGCTGAAACCATTAGGGCTCGAATCAAAGCAATAAAAGAGCAAATGGAAAAGAAATAA
- a CDS encoding GNAT family N-acetyltransferase yields the protein MLQSKLLIRPGTLAERPQVAAVTRQAYADYASTSDPEFWQQYQDSTEQTLLYDDAVLRLVALGGDEIVGTVLLCPPYQMSMGGKVVTNPYPEMRLLAVLPGHRDSGIGAQIINDCERRTRDDGYSAITLHTTVLMQTAKAMYERRGYVRYPEIDFEPVPGFVVWGYIKQF from the coding sequence ATGTTGCAATCCAAACTTTTAATTCGCCCTGGTACACTTGCTGAGAGACCACAAGTGGCTGCTGTCACCAGGCAGGCTTATGCTGACTATGCTAGTACTTCGGATCCTGAGTTTTGGCAACAGTATCAGGACTCAACCGAGCAGACCTTGCTATATGACGATGCTGTGCTGCGTCTGGTCGCTCTCGGAGGTGACGAGATAGTTGGCACCGTGCTGCTTTGTCCGCCCTACCAAATGTCGATGGGTGGTAAGGTCGTCACAAATCCTTATCCTGAGATGCGCTTGTTAGCTGTCTTGCCAGGTCACCGGGACTCAGGCATTGGTGCTCAGATAATCAACGATTGTGAGCGGCGCACCAGGGATGATGGCTATAGTGCAATCACCTTGCACACCACGGTGCTGATGCAGACAGCCAAGGCAATGTATGAGCGTCGGGGTTATGTCCGCTATCCTGAGATTGATTTTGAGCCAGTGCCAGGTTTTGTGGTCTGGGGCTATATCAAGCAATTTTAG
- a CDS encoding heavy metal translocating P-type ATPase, translating into MGTQAATYQLPLIAILAVGGLPLLAELIAKMLKRDFGSDLLGGIAIVTSVLLGEYLAGSIIVLMLSGGEALERYALRSASSVLAALAKRVPSVAHKQIDGTISDISLKDVVVGDTLVIYPHDICPVDGVVLSGHGVMDESYLTGEPFKITKTKGSTVISGAINGESALTINTTKIAADSRYAKIMEVMRESEDKRPNLRRLGDQLGTIYTPIALAVAFGAWALSGDAIRFLAVLVIATPCPLLIAIPIAIIGSISLCARRAIIVKSPVVLEQIAQCRTAIFDKTGTLTYGEPKLTEQLVATGFEQKRVLTLVASLEGYSKHPLGRAITEAAKEQKLFVPQASAVSEPPGQGLSGTVDGHLVQITSRKQLIKQNPDNLAELPPVAGGLECIAVIDGKYAAALRFRDAPRAESSTFVRHLGPKHDIERVMILSGDRESEVQYLAEQVGITETYAQKSPEEKLAIVRKETAAAKTLYVGDGINDAPSMMAATVGMAIGQNSDVTAEAAGVVIMDNSLEKVDEFMHIARRMRIIALQSAVGGMVLSLIGMGFAATGHLSPVNGAILQEIIDILSVLNALRAAIPPKVIHDL; encoded by the coding sequence ATGGGCACCCAGGCAGCAACGTACCAGCTGCCACTGATTGCCATACTGGCTGTTGGTGGACTGCCACTACTGGCAGAGTTAATAGCCAAAATGCTCAAGCGGGACTTTGGCTCAGACTTACTCGGTGGCATAGCAATAGTCACTTCAGTATTGCTTGGAGAATACCTAGCTGGCTCTATCATAGTATTAATGCTCTCTGGCGGAGAAGCTCTGGAGCGCTACGCTCTGCGCAGTGCCTCATCAGTACTGGCAGCACTAGCCAAAAGAGTACCATCAGTGGCACACAAACAAATCGATGGCACCATCAGTGATATTAGCCTCAAAGATGTCGTAGTAGGCGACACACTAGTAATTTATCCACACGACATCTGCCCAGTAGACGGCGTGGTGCTATCTGGTCACGGCGTCATGGACGAGTCTTACCTCACTGGCGAGCCATTTAAAATCACCAAAACAAAAGGCTCCACTGTTATATCAGGCGCCATAAACGGCGAGTCGGCTCTAACAATCAATACAACCAAAATTGCAGCGGACTCTCGCTACGCCAAAATTATGGAAGTAATGCGCGAGTCAGAAGACAAACGCCCTAATCTCAGACGCCTCGGCGATCAGCTCGGAACAATCTATACCCCCATAGCACTAGCTGTGGCTTTTGGAGCCTGGGCGCTCAGTGGAGATGCTATTAGATTTTTGGCAGTGCTGGTAATTGCCACACCCTGCCCACTGCTTATAGCGATACCGATAGCGATAATTGGCTCTATCTCCCTTTGTGCTCGCCGAGCAATTATCGTCAAGAGTCCTGTGGTACTGGAGCAAATTGCCCAGTGCCGCACGGCGATATTTGATAAAACCGGCACACTTACCTATGGTGAGCCCAAACTAACTGAGCAACTGGTCGCCACTGGCTTTGAACAAAAGCGTGTGCTGACACTTGTAGCCAGTCTCGAGGGCTACTCCAAACATCCACTGGGACGCGCTATAACAGAGGCCGCCAAAGAGCAAAAACTCTTTGTGCCACAAGCTAGCGCAGTAAGCGAGCCACCAGGTCAGGGACTGAGCGGTACAGTGGATGGTCACCTGGTCCAAATCACCAGTCGCAAACAATTGATCAAACAAAATCCCGATAACTTAGCCGAGTTACCACCGGTAGCAGGCGGTTTGGAATGTATCGCTGTTATCGACGGCAAATATGCCGCCGCTCTCAGATTTAGAGATGCACCACGGGCGGAGAGCAGTACTTTTGTCAGACATCTCGGTCCTAAGCATGACATCGAGCGCGTCATGATCCTCTCTGGTGACAGGGAGTCGGAGGTACAGTATCTGGCAGAACAAGTAGGTATAACCGAGACATATGCGCAAAAGAGCCCAGAAGAAAAACTAGCTATTGTGCGCAAAGAAACAGCGGCAGCCAAAACCCTTTATGTGGGCGATGGTATCAATGACGCACCGTCAATGATGGCAGCCACCGTAGGCATGGCCATCGGACAAAACAGCGATGTCACAGCTGAAGCTGCCGGTGTTGTAATAATGGACAATTCACTTGAGAAAGTGGATGAGTTTATGCACATAGCAAGACGCATGCGCATAATCGCTTTGCAAAGTGCCGTTGGAGGTATGGTCCTCAGTCTTATCGGCATGGGTTTTGCGGCAACAGGACATCTAAGTCCTGTAAACGGCGCAATTTTGCAAGAGATTATCGATATCCTCTCGGTTTTAAACGCCCTGAGAGCGGCAATACCGCCTAAAGTAATTCACGATCTCTAA